The proteins below are encoded in one region of Chitinophagales bacterium:
- a CDS encoding T9SS type A sorting domain-containing protein, with protein MKKFLLGSMLGGLVATAGAQTVPNGGFENWKIDTSILNINQQIVLNDTFSFEDPIDWTSVNYITGADTFAPGAGGVIMVTKSNNAFAGSSAVKITTQNITIPLIGIQTAIPGFIISGEFKISVANLMGSGGFSPTSLPGSGIPVAGRLDSFSVYANYTPALGDSALLLAVLRKGTEVVATAAQFVKDTTNGYQRFSVPFVYSSCEVPDSLTYAFSSSNLFELQSLFSSLGGGSTIPVGSELLLDSVSYSVAPGNYVVNPIAAQDDTVTNKNTAVTVDVLANDEDCNSGATLSLGTISTTTAHGSAAKSGNNITYTPLNNYVGFDTVFYELVSTTGKTANGVLRIRVNDPSAIADFNMVNVLAYPNPTNSALNVAADIHNGTLTVSDISGRKVTSSVFNGKTSIDVTTLSVGTYFVNLQNEQGAVVGKTKFFVAK; from the coding sequence ATGAAAAAATTTCTACTCGGCAGCATGCTTGGAGGATTGGTAGCAACTGCCGGAGCACAAACTGTGCCAAATGGCGGCTTTGAGAATTGGAAAATAGATACTTCCATTCTAAACATTAACCAACAAATTGTATTGAACGACACTTTTAGCTTTGAAGACCCAATTGATTGGACTTCTGTAAACTACATTACAGGAGCAGATACTTTTGCACCCGGAGCAGGTGGTGTAATTATGGTTACAAAATCAAACAACGCCTTTGCTGGAAGCAGTGCCGTTAAAATTACTACTCAAAACATTACTATTCCTTTAATTGGCATACAAACTGCCATTCCTGGATTTATTATTAGCGGTGAGTTTAAAATTAGTGTAGCAAATCTTATGGGTTCTGGTGGATTTTCACCAACTAGTTTACCAGGAAGCGGTATTCCTGTTGCCGGAAGATTAGACAGCTTCTCTGTGTACGCCAACTACACTCCTGCTTTAGGCGATTCAGCTCTTTTATTGGCTGTATTGAGAAAAGGTACAGAAGTAGTAGCTACAGCAGCACAATTTGTAAAAGATACTACTAATGGCTACCAAAGATTTAGCGTACCGTTTGTGTATTCTTCTTGCGAAGTGCCAGATAGCTTAACTTATGCTTTCTCTTCTAGCAACTTATTTGAACTGCAAAGCTTATTTAGCTCTTTAGGCGGAGGTTCTACCATTCCTGTAGGAAGCGAACTTTTGTTAGATAGTGTTTCTTACAGTGTTGCTCCCGGCAACTATGTAGTAAACCCAATTGCTGCACAAGACGATACTGTTACCAACAAAAACACAGCTGTTACCGTAGATGTGTTGGCTAACGATGAAGATTGCAACAGCGGTGCTACACTTTCTTTAGGTACCATCAGCACTACTACCGCTCACGGTTCTGCTGCAAAATCAGGCAACAACATTACTTACACGCCACTAAACAACTACGTTGGTTTCGATACCGTATTTTATGAATTGGTTTCTACTACCGGAAAAACAGCTAATGGTGTTTTAAGAATCCGCGTAAACGATCCAAGTGCTATTGCCGATTTCAACATGGTAAATGTATTGGCATATCCAAACCCAACAAACAGCGCACTTAATGTTGCTGCCGATATCCACAACGGAACATTAACCGTTTCTGATATCAGCGGAAGAAAAGTTACATCTTCAGTATTCAACGGTAAAACATCTATTGATGTTACTACTCTTAGCGTTGGAACTTACTTTGTAAACTTACAAAACGAACAAGGTGCCGTAGTAGGCAAAACCAAATTCTTTGTAGCTAAATAA
- a CDS encoding lipocalin family protein, translating to MKYTSFIIGCILLLMACKNHTPQQLLVGNWQFNNILYQQEISPENKPLIEANIASLRQSFSLEYHADNTYHSHSIKDETGKWKLNEAGTALTHTDNDGEQHYQVVQLTSDSLSLKTTLQAQTLTLQFIRKK from the coding sequence ATGAAATACACCTCGTTTATTATAGGCTGCATTTTGCTGCTAATGGCATGTAAAAACCATACACCCCAACAACTCTTAGTTGGTAATTGGCAATTCAACAATATTTTATACCAACAAGAAATTTCACCGGAAAATAAACCACTCATAGAGGCCAACATAGCCTCCCTCCGCCAATCTTTTAGCTTAGAATACCATGCCGATAACACTTATCATTCGCATTCTATTAAAGATGAAACAGGCAAGTGGAAACTAAATGAAGCAGGAACAGCACTTACCCACACCGATAATGATGGAGAACAGCACTACCAAGTGGTGCAACTTACCAGCGACTCGCTATCTTTAAAAACTACATTACAGGCACAAACACTCACACTCCAATTTATCCGTAAAAAGTGA
- the rpmI gene encoding 50S ribosomal protein L35, producing the protein MPKVKTNSGAKKRFKVTGSGKIKHKKAFKRHLLGHKSKSRKDGLNIDGVVHPSDMPRVKDMLVMS; encoded by the coding sequence ATGCCTAAGGTTAAAACAAATTCAGGAGCAAAAAAGCGCTTTAAAGTTACTGGTTCAGGAAAAATAAAGCACAAAAAAGCCTTTAAGCGTCACTTACTTGGCCATAAAAGCAAAAGTAGAAAAGACGGTCTTAATATAGATGGTGTGGTGCACCCAAGCGACATGCCAAGAGTAAAAGACATGCTGGTAATGTCGTAA
- the rplT gene encoding 50S ribosomal protein L20, producing MPRSVNSVASRARRKKVMQKAKGYFLSRSKVYTVAKNAVEKAGVYSYIGRKRKKRDYRSLWIARINAAVREEGLSYSKFIAKLAEKGIELNRKVLADLALNNPEAFKAIVAQVK from the coding sequence ATGCCACGTTCAGTTAATTCGGTTGCAAGCCGTGCACGCAGGAAAAAAGTGATGCAAAAAGCGAAAGGATACTTCCTATCGCGTAGCAAAGTTTATACAGTAGCAAAGAATGCCGTTGAAAAAGCAGGTGTTTACTCATACATCGGCAGAAAACGTAAGAAAAGAGACTACCGTTCATTGTGGATTGCGCGTATAAATGCCGCTGTTCGCGAGGAGGGCTTGTCTTATTCAAAATTCATTGCTAAACTTGCAGAGAAAGGAATTGAGTTAAACAGAAAAGTATTAGCCGATTTAGCACTCAACAATCCAGAAGCATTCAAAGCAATTGTTGCTCAAGTAAAATAA
- the dtd gene encoding D-tyrosyl-tRNA(Tyr) deacylase, protein MRAVIQRVRHASVRIEGHLSGEIETGFLVLAGFEPEDSLNDIQWMSKKIAALRVFNDEAGLMNLSVKDIGGGILVVSQFTLFASYKKGNRPSFIGAAKPDIAVPLYESFVAQLAAEIGKPIATGVFGAAMKVELLNDGPVTIVMDSKQPE, encoded by the coding sequence ATGCGAGCAGTAATTCAACGAGTAAGGCATGCAAGTGTGCGAATTGAAGGACACCTTTCCGGTGAAATTGAAACAGGTTTTTTGGTGCTGGCAGGATTTGAACCAGAGGATTCTTTGAATGATATACAATGGATGAGTAAAAAAATAGCAGCGCTTAGAGTGTTTAATGATGAGGCGGGCTTGATGAATTTAAGCGTAAAAGATATTGGTGGAGGTATATTGGTTGTAAGTCAATTTACACTATTTGCCTCCTATAAAAAAGGCAATCGCCCATCGTTTATTGGAGCTGCCAAGCCCGATATTGCTGTTCCGCTTTACGAAAGTTTTGTAGCACAGCTGGCTGCCGAAATTGGTAAACCAATAGCCACCGGAGTTTTTGGTGCAGCCATGAAAGTTGAATTACTAAACGATGGTCCTGTAACTATTGTAATGGATAGTAAACAACCTGAGTAA
- a CDS encoding T9SS type A sorting domain-containing protein, protein MKKIFTLFLSLGAALAVSAQTQIPNSGFDNWSGTPSAPTGWETWETISGGAVSGFAVKDTTPGNFVDGTASLKLTTDSALVQQTKVLLAGSASYFGTFTGLPDTLKFAYKYAPGTNDSAVININTYRYDAGTSKYVDYLDGAVLLASTNNNWYSIFVPLQYAGNLSGTPDSIDIVLSSSKGLQNNGTKGSVAHFDNLRFVYATTVGIQEAALSYAGLKFFPNPATTQITFDGSVSLVGHELKVISLDGRTVLSSEMYSNSVDVSSLNNGYYIFEVNKAGNNMLKGKFNISK, encoded by the coding sequence ATGAAAAAAATCTTTACGCTCTTTTTGTCGCTTGGTGCGGCATTGGCAGTATCTGCACAAACACAAATTCCTAATAGCGGATTTGATAATTGGAGTGGAACGCCTAGTGCACCTACCGGTTGGGAAACTTGGGAGACCATTTCAGGGGGCGCTGTTTCAGGCTTTGCTGTAAAAGATACCACACCGGGTAATTTTGTAGATGGAACTGCATCGCTTAAATTAACTACTGATTCGGCTCTGGTGCAGCAGACTAAAGTATTGTTGGCCGGCAGTGCTTCTTACTTTGGCACATTTACCGGATTGCCCGATACACTAAAGTTTGCATATAAATATGCTCCGGGTACTAATGATAGCGCTGTAATTAACATAAATACTTACCGTTACGATGCAGGAACCTCTAAGTATGTTGATTATTTAGATGGAGCAGTATTGCTTGCTTCTACGAATAATAATTGGTACTCAATTTTTGTACCGTTGCAGTATGCCGGCAATTTGAGCGGTACACCCGATAGTATTGATATTGTTTTAAGCAGCAGTAAGGGGCTTCAAAATAATGGTACCAAAGGCTCGGTGGCACATTTTGATAACTTGCGTTTTGTGTATGCTACCACAGTAGGTATTCAAGAAGCAGCATTATCGTATGCAGGTTTAAAGTTTTTTCCCAATCCTGCAACTACTCAAATTACATTCGATGGAAGTGTAAGTTTGGTGGGGCATGAGTTGAAGGTAATTTCATTAGATGGAAGAACGGTACTTTCTTCAGAAATGTATTCTAACTCGGTAGATGTAAGTTCTTTGAACAACGGCTACTATATTTTTGAAGTAAATAAAGCAGGAAACAACATGCTGAAAGGAAAGTTCAACATCAGTAAATAG
- the paaN gene encoding phenylacetic acid degradation protein PaaN gives MALSSAYSEIISNAIKAIHARTFFAQYPEHPKAYGEEAPAKGQVAFDAQRNQKFEGLLQTNATEWIGEEVSPFTMEALGVTYPAFDTDTLVVRSGRAFEQWRKLSADDRAEVLVDALERIKNRFFEIAFATQHTTGQSFIMSFQASGPHANDRALEALALGYQEITRFPSNITWAKPAGKTTITLEKTYRPVPKGISLVIGCSTFPTWNSVPGLFASLITGNTAIVKPHPKSVYPIAVVVAEIQAALKAKDLDVNICQLAVDSSSNLITKKLAEHPLVKVIDYTGGSAFGAYIESLPGKTTFTEKAGVNSVILDSVADIKAVAQNLSFAVSLYSGQMCTAPQNFFIPATGIKTAEGTLSYDETVKTLTGSISGLAAHPQMGAGTLGAVQNEVTLKRVESVKDIATVLVEPSAVANAEFPNARTCSPIVLETNAKDFGVFENELFGPIVLIVKTQNTEESLHLAKEMAAKHGAITCAAYTTDPSVAARIEDEMESVFAPVSFNLTGGIFVNQHATFSDFHVTGGNPAGNASFTNPEYVNKRFVWVGHRKAV, from the coding sequence ATGGCACTTAGTTCAGCTTACTCAGAAATTATTTCAAATGCCATTAAGGCAATTCATGCAAGAACTTTTTTTGCGCAATATCCGGAACATCCCAAAGCCTATGGCGAAGAAGCTCCTGCAAAAGGACAGGTGGCTTTTGATGCACAACGCAACCAAAAATTTGAAGGACTACTGCAAACCAATGCTACCGAATGGATTGGAGAAGAAGTGTCGCCATTTACAATGGAAGCACTTGGTGTTACATACCCTGCATTTGATACCGATACTTTAGTTGTTCGCTCCGGCAGGGCCTTTGAGCAATGGCGTAAACTGAGTGCCGATGACCGCGCAGAAGTGTTGGTAGATGCATTAGAGAGAATTAAAAACCGCTTTTTTGAAATTGCATTTGCTACCCAACACACCACAGGACAATCTTTTATTATGAGTTTCCAAGCCAGCGGTCCGCACGCCAACGATCGTGCATTAGAAGCGCTAGCATTGGGCTACCAAGAAATTACACGCTTTCCAAGCAATATAACATGGGCAAAACCTGCAGGCAAAACCACCATTACATTAGAAAAAACATATCGCCCTGTACCAAAAGGTATTTCATTGGTAATTGGCTGCTCTACTTTCCCAACTTGGAATAGTGTTCCGGGCTTATTTGCCTCGCTTATTACCGGAAACACGGCTATTGTGAAACCACATCCTAAAAGTGTGTATCCAATTGCTGTAGTGGTTGCAGAAATTCAGGCAGCATTAAAAGCAAAAGATTTAGACGTAAATATCTGCCAACTGGCTGTAGATAGCAGCAGCAACCTTATTACCAAAAAACTAGCCGAGCACCCGCTCGTAAAAGTAATTGACTACACCGGAGGTTCTGCATTTGGAGCTTATATAGAAAGCCTTCCTGGGAAAACCACTTTTACCGAAAAAGCAGGTGTTAATTCTGTGATTTTAGACTCTGTTGCCGATATAAAAGCTGTAGCACAAAACTTATCGTTTGCAGTTTCGTTGTATTCCGGGCAAATGTGTACCGCTCCGCAAAACTTTTTTATTCCTGCCACAGGCATAAAAACAGCCGAAGGAACATTGAGCTACGATGAAACCGTGAAAACACTTACCGGATCCATTAGCGGCTTGGCAGCACATCCGCAAATGGGAGCCGGCACCTTGGGTGCTGTACAAAATGAGGTTACTCTAAAACGTGTTGAAAGCGTAAAAGATATTGCCACAGTTTTGGTTGAACCATCGGCAGTTGCCAATGCAGAATTCCCAAATGCTCGCACTTGCAGCCCAATAGTATTAGAAACCAATGCCAAAGATTTTGGTGTTTTTGAAAATGAACTATTTGGTCCAATTGTGCTAATAGTTAAAACACAAAACACAGAAGAAAGTCTTCACTTGGCAAAAGAAATGGCAGCCAAACACGGAGCAATTACTTGTGCTGCATATACTACCGATCCAAGTGTAGCAGCCCGCATAGAAGACGAAATGGAAAGTGTTTTTGCCCCTGTAAGTTTTAACCTCACCGGAGGTATCTTTGTAAACCAACACGCAACATTCAGCGATTTTCACGTTACCGGAGGCAACCCTGCCGGCAACGCTTCATTTACCAATCCTGAATATGTAAATAAACGTTTTGTGTGGGTAGGGCACAGAAAAGCCGTGTAA
- the eno gene encoding phosphopyruvate hydratase produces the protein MSIITAIHARQILDSRGNPTVEADVITSNGSLGRAAVPSGASTGKHEAVELRDGKKNTYLGKGVLKAVQNINTVIAKELNGFNVFEQNAIDRVLQLLDGTPNKSKLGANAILAVSLAASKAAADELGIPLYRYVGGVSAHTLPIPMMNILNGGAHADNKIDFQEFMVMPVGADTFSEALQMGVEIFHHLKSVLKKKGYSTNVGDEGGFAPDIASNEAAIEIVLMAIEAAGYKPGENVFIAMDAASTEFYDEKSKLYHFKKSTGKKLKSEEMVEYWAQWCKKYPIISIEDGMAEDDWKGWALLTEKLGNKVQLVGDDLFVTNSIRLQQGIDKQTANSILVKVNQIGSLSETVETVALATRHSYTSVMSHRSGETEDTTIADLAVALNCGQIKTGSASRTDRIAKYNQLIRIEEELGPMAYYPGKKFKFLRK, from the coding sequence ATGAGCATAATTACAGCTATTCACGCACGCCAAATTTTAGATTCCAGAGGAAACCCAACTGTAGAGGCCGATGTAATAACCTCTAATGGTTCGCTCGGTAGAGCAGCCGTGCCAAGTGGTGCATCTACGGGAAAGCACGAAGCCGTGGAATTGCGCGATGGTAAAAAGAATACTTACCTCGGCAAAGGCGTATTGAAGGCAGTTCAAAATATAAATACAGTTATTGCAAAAGAATTAAACGGCTTTAATGTATTTGAGCAAAATGCAATTGATAGAGTATTGCAGTTGTTAGATGGCACGCCCAACAAAAGTAAGTTGGGAGCCAATGCAATTTTGGCAGTTAGTTTAGCAGCTTCCAAAGCTGCTGCCGATGAGTTGGGCATTCCGCTTTACCGCTATGTGGGTGGTGTAAGCGCACACACGCTGCCAATTCCAATGATGAATATCTTAAACGGTGGAGCACATGCCGATAACAAAATAGATTTTCAAGAATTCATGGTAATGCCCGTAGGTGCCGATACTTTTAGCGAAGCACTGCAAATGGGCGTAGAAATTTTTCACCATTTAAAATCGGTTCTTAAAAAGAAAGGATATAGCACTAACGTAGGCGATGAAGGTGGTTTTGCTCCCGATATTGCCAGCAACGAAGCTGCCATTGAAATAGTGCTTATGGCAATTGAGGCGGCAGGTTACAAACCGGGCGAAAATGTATTTATTGCCATGGATGCTGCCAGCACCGAATTTTATGATGAAAAGAGCAAACTATACCACTTTAAGAAAAGTACAGGAAAGAAATTGAAGAGCGAAGAAATGGTAGAGTATTGGGCGCAATGGTGCAAAAAATATCCTATTATTTCTATTGAAGATGGCATGGCCGAAGACGATTGGAAAGGCTGGGCCTTACTAACCGAAAAGTTAGGAAACAAAGTGCAGTTGGTGGGCGATGATTTATTTGTTACCAACTCTATTCGCTTGCAGCAAGGAATAGATAAGCAAACTGCCAATTCTATTTTAGTAAAAGTAAACCAAATAGGCTCACTGAGCGAAACTGTAGAAACTGTAGCTTTGGCAACCCGCCATTCTTATACCTCGGTAATGAGCCATCGCAGTGGCGAAACTGAAGATACTACCATTGCCGACTTAGCAGTGGCCTTAAATTGCGGGCAAATAAAAACCGGTTCGGCATCCAGAACCGATAGAATAGCCAAATATAACCAACTAATTCGTATCGAAGAAGAGTTGGGACCAATGGCGTACTATCCGGGAAAAAAGTTTAAATTCCTTAGAAAGTAG
- a CDS encoding queuosine precursor transporter: MQILSSKPSKLFIVLSAFFITNAIVAEFIGVKIFSLHQTLGMSAPEFNFFGEKIVGLDLTCGVLLWPFVFVMTDIINEYFGKKGVRFLSFLGAGMIAYSYLMINGAMETTPASWWVFNSSFGNSLNYEDAYDAVFGQGNSIIVGSLLAFIISQVVDVAIFHKVKQLTGEKHIWLRATGSTLVSQLIDSFVVLFYAFYVTRIGTEQQWSIQLVLAVCTVNYLYKFVMAIVLTPLIYLGHTLIEKYLGHEVAVQLKTEAANA; the protein is encoded by the coding sequence ATGCAGATACTAAGTTCAAAACCTTCTAAGCTATTTATTGTTTTAAGTGCATTTTTTATTACCAATGCAATTGTAGCAGAGTTTATTGGGGTAAAAATTTTCTCCTTGCACCAAACGCTTGGAATGAGCGCGCCAGAGTTCAATTTTTTTGGAGAAAAAATAGTTGGGTTAGATCTTACTTGCGGAGTATTGTTATGGCCGTTTGTGTTTGTAATGACCGATATTATCAATGAATACTTTGGGAAAAAGGGCGTTCGTTTTCTTTCATTTTTAGGTGCCGGGATGATTGCCTATTCGTATTTAATGATAAATGGCGCTATGGAAACCACTCCCGCTTCGTGGTGGGTTTTTAATTCTTCTTTTGGCAATAGCTTAAATTACGAAGATGCCTACGATGCGGTATTTGGGCAGGGCAATAGTATTATTGTGGGTTCGCTGTTAGCGTTTATTATTTCGCAAGTGGTGGATGTGGCAATTTTTCATAAAGTGAAGCAACTAACGGGTGAGAAACATATCTGGCTTCGAGCCACAGGTTCCACGCTGGTATCGCAATTGATAGATTCTTTTGTGGTGCTTTTTTATGCATTTTATGTTACGCGAATTGGTACCGAACAGCAATGGAGCATTCAATTGGTTTTGGCTGTGTGCACGGTAAATTACCTATATAAATTTGTAATGGCAATTGTACTTACACCGCTTATTTATTTGGGGCATACACTTATAGAAAAGTACTTGGGGCACGAGGTGGCAGTTCAATTAAAAACCGAAGCAGCTAATGCGTAA
- a CDS encoding T9SS type A sorting domain-containing protein: protein MKYVLMALCGILFATGYGQYAPSAGTAGSSAIHKDSVVFVSWATHCNIVRGWQNIADTTLGRTTVGDSLAPVGKAGENGVLSLGDGGYAVCTFASPIKNDAGFDFAVFENSFDDSFLELAFVEVSSDGVNFFRFPAHSLTDTATQTASFGLTDAKLLNNLAGKYRANFGTPFDLEEMTGIPGLDITHITHVKIIDVVGSIDNAYATRDTAGNKVNDPFPTPFPSGGFDLDAVGVIHQQPTVSIREVGVVAAVFPNPVKRGSTLFIQGEFPAKVSLFSTEGNMVAVGNTSYIAIPETLAAGCYFVHLFYETEMQVRRIMVE from the coding sequence ATGAAGTATGTACTGATGGCACTTTGTGGAATATTGTTTGCAACTGGTTACGGACAGTACGCTCCAAGTGCGGGCACTGCAGGCTCTTCGGCTATACATAAAGACAGTGTTGTTTTTGTAAGCTGGGCAACACATTGCAACATTGTGCGAGGATGGCAAAATATTGCCGACACTACTTTAGGTCGTACTACAGTAGGCGATTCGCTTGCTCCGGTTGGTAAAGCGGGCGAAAATGGAGTACTGAGCTTAGGCGATGGAGGCTATGCAGTTTGCACATTTGCTTCACCTATTAAAAATGATGCAGGTTTCGATTTTGCAGTATTTGAAAATTCGTTTGATGATAGCTTTTTGGAGTTGGCATTTGTGGAGGTAAGCAGCGATGGTGTAAACTTTTTCCGTTTCCCGGCTCACTCTTTAACCGATACTGCAACGCAAACAGCCTCTTTTGGATTAACCGATGCAAAATTGCTTAATAACTTAGCAGGAAAGTACAGGGCAAACTTTGGTACACCTTTTGATTTGGAAGAAATGACCGGAATACCAGGTTTGGATATAACGCATATTACACATGTGAAAATAATAGACGTAGTAGGCAGCATAGATAATGCGTATGCTACGCGCGATACTGCAGGAAATAAAGTGAACGACCCGTTTCCAACACCATTTCCGAGTGGCGGTTTCGATTTAGATGCTGTGGGCGTTATTCATCAGCAGCCCACTGTTTCAATTCGAGAAGTTGGAGTGGTAGCAGCTGTGTTTCCAAATCCTGTAAAACGTGGAAGTACTTTATTTATACAAGGCGAATTTCCGGCAAAGGTAAGTTTGTTTTCAACCGAAGGAAACATGGTAGCTGTAGGAAATACATCTTATATTGCAATACCTGAAACGCTTGCTGCGGGTTGTTATTTTGTTCATCTATTTTATGAAACCGAGATGCAGGTTAGGCGCATAATGGTAGAGTAA
- a CDS encoding GlmU family protein — protein MNIILFETTAQHQRFLPFTFTRPVADLRVGILTIREKWEKYFLQKVSVLTEHYLQAVFPPVFNKENVLVNAALLPSLLLREMIEKLPMESVLKAGNQVLAFKTQRSDVTTQNVLDIAMTLPSVEFTFETMLLQNRWDIFKLNGAAIEADFDLITFGRKSAKLSKTNTVIGDESRIFIEEGATVEATIFNTKAGAVYIGRDAEVMEGCMVRAPFALCEHAVLKMGAKIYGATTLGPHCKVGGEVNNSVFFAYSNKAHDGFVGNSVIGEWCNLGADTNNSNLKNNYAEVDVWSYEEEKNIKTGLQFCGLLMGDHSKSGINTMFNTGTTVGVCANVFGSDFPPKFIPSFTWGGAQWLRTFTFDKSLDAIQRMMERRNITLSEAEVAVLKYVFDYDAKWRK, from the coding sequence ATGAATATCATTTTGTTTGAAACCACTGCACAGCATCAGCGTTTTCTTCCGTTTACATTTACAAGACCTGTTGCCGATTTGCGAGTGGGCATTCTTACTATTAGAGAAAAGTGGGAAAAATACTTTCTACAAAAAGTTTCTGTGCTTACCGAACACTATTTGCAAGCAGTATTTCCTCCTGTGTTTAATAAAGAGAATGTACTAGTGAATGCTGCACTTTTACCATCGCTGTTGCTGCGTGAAATGATAGAAAAACTTCCTATGGAAAGCGTGTTGAAGGCAGGCAACCAAGTATTAGCTTTTAAAACTCAAAGAAGTGATGTTACCACACAAAATGTACTTGATATTGCAATGACATTGCCTTCGGTTGAGTTTACGTTCGAAACTATGTTGCTGCAAAACCGATGGGATATTTTTAAACTGAATGGAGCCGCTATCGAGGCAGATTTCGATTTAATTACATTCGGCAGGAAAAGTGCCAAACTCAGCAAGACCAATACCGTAATTGGCGATGAATCGCGTATCTTTATTGAAGAAGGTGCCACGGTAGAAGCAACTATTTTCAATACTAAAGCTGGCGCTGTTTATATTGGAAGAGATGCTGAAGTAATGGAGGGTTGCATGGTACGTGCTCCCTTTGCCTTGTGCGAGCATGCCGTTCTTAAAATGGGCGCTAAAATATATGGCGCCACAACCTTAGGCCCACACTGCAAAGTTGGAGGCGAAGTAAACAACAGTGTTTTCTTTGCTTACAGCAATAAAGCACACGATGGTTTTGTGGGCAATAGCGTAATAGGTGAGTGGTGCAATTTAGGTGCCGATACCAATAACAGTAATTTGAAAAATAACTATGCGGAAGTAGATGTGTGGAGCTACGAGGAAGAAAAAAATATTAAAACAGGGCTACAGTTTTGTGGCTTGCTAATGGGCGACCACAGCAAAAGCGGTATCAATACCATGTTTAATACAGGTACTACGGTTGGCGTTTGTGCCAATGTGTTTGGTAGCGATTTTCCACCTAAGTTTATTCCATCTTTTACATGGGGAGGCGCACAGTGGTTGCGCACTTTTACCTTCGATAAAAGTTTAGATGCCATACAGCGAATGATGGAAAGAAGAAACATTACATTAAGCGAAGCAGAAGTAGCAGTTCTTAAATATGTTTTTGATTACGATGCTAAATGGAGAAAGTAA